From Thermococcus barophilus MP:
TATAGAACTCATTTACCGCAAGTTACCCGCAAATGAAGAGGAAGCAAAGTATCCATTTGGTGATATTCACGGTGATTTAATACCTCCAATGCCAATCTTTGGAAAAGGATACCGCACCTATGTTACTGGACTTACCCATGATGAGAAAGGAAGACCAAAGACAGTAGATGCGGAAATTCACCGCAAGCTTATTGAAAGAATTGTAAACAAGATTGAAAAGAACAAAAAAGATATCATCGATTATGAAACTTTTGATCTTGATGATGCTGAAGTAGCAATAATAAGCTATGGAATCGTTGCTCGTTCTGCAATTAGGGCTGTAAAGATGCTCCGCAGTGAGGGAATTAAGGCAGGCTTGCTTAAGCTCAACGTTGTATGGCCTTTTGACTTTGAGATGATCGAAAAGATAGCAGAGCAGGTAAATGCAATTTACGTTCCGGAGATGAACCTCGGGCAGGTGTACCATCTTGTCAAAGAAGGAGCAAATGGAAAAGCGAGAGTTGAGCTTATTCCGAAGATTGGTGGAGAAGTTCATACACCTCAGGAGATTGTTAAAGCCGTTAAGAGGTGTGAGAAATGTATCTGAAGCTCAGCTATGAAATTAGGGACAAATATCTAAGAAAGGACATGCTCCCAACGATTTTCTGTCCTGGCTGTGGTATTGGTTCAGTTTTACAATACACACTGAGGGCAATCGATGAGCTCGGTTGGAGTAAAGATGATGTAGTTTGGGTGAGCGGAATTGGATGTTCGTCAAGAGTTCCAGGATTTGTGGACTTTGATGGTCTGCACACAACTCACGGAAGAGCTTTAGCCTTTGCCACTGGAATAAAGATGGCAAATCCAGATTTGAAGGTCATAGCATTTATGGGAGATGGAGACACAGCAGCAATTGGCGGAAACCACTTCATTCATGCAATCAGGAGAAATTTGGATGTCACTGTAATACTCATCAACAACTTCACATATGGAATGACGGGAGGACAAGTAGCGCCAACTACACTTAAAGGACTTAGAGGAACCACGGCACCATACGGAAGCTTTGAAAATCCATTTGACATTGCTGAACTTGCTGTTGCCGCTGGGGCAAACTATGTCGCAAGATGGACTGTCTTTAACTATCTTCAGGGTATAAACAGCATAAAGAAAGCTTTACAAAAGAAAGGTTTCAGCTTAGTTGAGTTCCTTTCACCCTGCCCAATCAGCTTCGGAAGGAGAAACAGAATGAAAACTGCCCCCGAGCTGATAAAGTGGTACAACAAGATTACAGTGCCAATAAGCAAAGCAAAGAACATGAGCCCAGAGGAGCTTAAAGGTAAGATTATTATTGGTGAGTTTGTTGACAGGGACAGGCCGAGCTTGGATGAGGAATACGAAGCGTACAAGAAAAGGGCAAAGAAGATGATGGGGTGGGAAGAATGAGGAAAGAAGTCCTCATCAGCGGTTTTGGTGGTCAGGGTGTCATCTTGGCAAGTGTAATTCTCGGGAGAGCTGCAGCAGTTTATGAAGGTCTTTACGCTGTTCAAACTCAGTCTTATGGTCCCGAGTCAAGAGGTGGGGCAAGCAAGGCTGAAGTTGTTATAAGTGATGAACCAATTGACTATCCAAAAACTTTACGTCCAGATTATGCAGTTTTCTTATCACAAGAAGCCTACCAAAAATACCTCACTCATCTAAAGGAAAATGCCATATTAATCATCGAGAAGGATTTGATACCACACAGAAATGAAGAAGTCGAGAAAAAATTGAAGCTCAAAGTTTATGCTTTGCCACTTA
This genomic window contains:
- a CDS encoding 2-oxoacid:acceptor oxidoreductase subunit alpha; the encoded protein is MKYPFPVGKSDFIQGDEAIARAAILAGCRFYAGYPITPASEIFEAMALYMPLVDGVSIQMEDELASIAAIIGASWVGAKAMTATSGPGFSLMMENLGYAIMTETPIVVVDVQRSGPSTGQPTLAAQGDVMQAIWGTHGDHSLIVLTPATVQEAFDMTIRAFNLAEKYRTPVILLTDAEVGHMREKVDIPNPEDIELIYRKLPANEEEAKYPFGDIHGDLIPPMPIFGKGYRTYVTGLTHDEKGRPKTVDAEIHRKLIERIVNKIEKNKKDIIDYETFDLDDAEVAIISYGIVARSAIRAVKMLRSEGIKAGLLKLNVVWPFDFEMIEKIAEQVNAIYVPEMNLGQVYHLVKEGANGKARVELIPKIGGEVHTPQEIVKAVKRCEKCI
- a CDS encoding 2-oxoacid:ferredoxin oxidoreductase subunit beta; protein product: MYLKLSYEIRDKYLRKDMLPTIFCPGCGIGSVLQYTLRAIDELGWSKDDVVWVSGIGCSSRVPGFVDFDGLHTTHGRALAFATGIKMANPDLKVIAFMGDGDTAAIGGNHFIHAIRRNLDVTVILINNFTYGMTGGQVAPTTLKGLRGTTAPYGSFENPFDIAELAVAAGANYVARWTVFNYLQGINSIKKALQKKGFSLVEFLSPCPISFGRRNRMKTAPELIKWYNKITVPISKAKNMSPEELKGKIIIGEFVDRDRPSLDEEYEAYKKRAKKMMGWEE
- a CDS encoding 2-oxoacid:ferredoxin oxidoreductase subunit gamma — protein: MRKEVLISGFGGQGVILASVILGRAAAVYEGLYAVQTQSYGPESRGGASKAEVVISDEPIDYPKTLRPDYAVFLSQEAYQKYLTHLKENAILIIEKDLIPHRNEEVEKKLKLKVYALPLTKIAEETTGLSLTMNILALGLFVALTEIVSREAIEKAVLDAVPKGTEQINLKALHKGFELGEKALKGEL